One Tessaracoccus lacteus DNA window includes the following coding sequences:
- the xerD gene encoding site-specific tyrosine recombinase XerD: MSQGIGESIADYLNHARAERGLSANTVAAYRRDLGLYRDFLASRGIGNLAEVTPVEVTEFVRELAHEQAPASVARHVVSVRNLHQFAADEGLTPTDPAADVSPPRLERRLPKALPVDVVAAILEAPDTDTVEGLRDAALLELLYGTGARVSEVCGLDVDDLTDALDGRESGLRLLGKGGKERAVPLGSYAAAAVQAYLVRARPQLAAHAARPSPALLLNSLGRRLSRQSAWAVIQRAAAGAGVTQDVSPHSLRHSFATHLLDGGADLRVVQELLGHSSVATTQIYTLVTIEHLREVHAAAHPRAR, translated from the coding sequence ATGAGCCAGGGGATCGGCGAGTCGATCGCCGACTACCTCAACCATGCCCGGGCTGAGCGGGGCCTTTCTGCCAACACCGTCGCGGCCTACCGACGCGACCTCGGCCTCTACCGCGACTTCCTCGCCTCCCGAGGCATCGGGAACCTCGCCGAGGTCACGCCTGTCGAGGTGACCGAGTTCGTGCGCGAGCTCGCGCACGAGCAGGCCCCGGCCTCGGTCGCCCGGCACGTCGTCAGCGTCCGCAACCTCCACCAGTTCGCCGCGGACGAGGGGCTCACGCCGACCGACCCGGCCGCCGACGTGTCGCCGCCCCGCCTGGAGAGACGCCTCCCGAAGGCGCTACCCGTCGACGTGGTGGCGGCGATCCTCGAGGCCCCGGACACGGACACCGTCGAGGGTCTCCGCGACGCCGCCCTGCTCGAGCTCCTCTACGGCACCGGCGCACGCGTCTCCGAGGTCTGCGGACTCGACGTCGACGACCTCACCGACGCGCTCGACGGCCGCGAATCCGGTCTCAGGCTGCTCGGCAAGGGCGGCAAGGAACGCGCCGTGCCACTCGGCAGCTACGCGGCCGCCGCCGTGCAGGCGTACCTCGTGCGCGCACGACCGCAGCTCGCCGCGCACGCCGCGCGACCGTCGCCCGCGCTGCTGCTCAACAGCCTGGGGCGCAGGCTCAGCAGGCAGAGCGCCTGGGCCGTCATCCAGCGGGCAGCGGCCGGCGCGGGGGTCACGCAGGACGTGTCGCCGCACTCGCTCAGGCACTCGTTCGCGACGCACCTGCTCGACGGGGGGGCCGACCTGCGCGTGGTGCAGGAGCTGCTCGGGCACTCGTCGGTCGCCACGACGCAGATCTACACGCTGGTCACGATCGAGCACCTGCGCGAGGTCCACGCCGCCGCCCACCCGCGGGCGCGCTGA
- a CDS encoding NUDIX domain-containing protein, whose translation MHGDDLVSWPVTSHEVLAAGAVSSFVEDEVTTPSGESMRRQYLTHPGAVAIVAWDEKSDEVAVVRQYRHPVRMEMVEIPAGLLDVDGEDYLAAAARELAEEAELAADTWNVLVDVCTSPGGLAENLRVYLARGLRPAERPDGFELEGEEAHMLHTFVPRAELLDAIFEGRCGSPSLAAGLLSLEAARLGGRLETLRPGDADWPARRA comes from the coding sequence GTGCACGGCGACGACCTCGTCTCCTGGCCCGTCACCTCGCACGAGGTGCTCGCCGCCGGCGCCGTGTCCAGCTTCGTCGAGGACGAGGTGACCACCCCCTCGGGCGAGTCGATGCGCCGCCAGTACCTCACCCACCCCGGCGCGGTCGCGATCGTCGCGTGGGACGAGAAGTCCGACGAGGTCGCCGTGGTACGCCAGTACCGCCACCCGGTCCGCATGGAGATGGTGGAGATCCCCGCAGGCCTGCTCGACGTCGACGGCGAGGACTACCTGGCCGCCGCGGCGCGCGAGCTGGCGGAGGAGGCAGAGCTGGCCGCCGACACCTGGAACGTGCTGGTCGACGTGTGCACGAGCCCGGGCGGCCTGGCGGAGAACCTGCGCGTCTACCTCGCGCGCGGCCTGCGGCCGGCCGAGCGGCCGGACGGGTTCGAGCTCGAGGGCGAGGAGGCGCATATGCTGCACACCTTCGTCCCGCGCGCCGAGCTTCTCGACGCCATCTTCGAGGGACGCTGCGGATCGCCCAGCCTCGCCGCCGGGCTGCTGTCGCTGGAGGCGGCCCGCCTCGGCGGCAGGCTCGAGACGCTCCGCCCCGGCGACGCCGACTGGCCGGCCCGCCGGGCATGA
- a CDS encoding CTP synthase has product MDSSKVTKHIFVTGGVVSSLGKGLTASSLGSLLIARGLRVTMQKLDPYLNVDPGTMNPFQHGEVFVTEDGAETDLDIGHYERFLDVNLSANANVTTGQVYSTVIAKERRGEFLGDTVQVIPHITGEIRDRMLAMGTDDVDIVIHEIGGTVGDIESLPFLEAARQVRHEIGRENVFFLHVSLVPFIKPSGEMKTKPTQHSVAALRQVGIQPDALVCRSAFEVSASLKKKIALMCDVDVEAVVSCADAPSIYAIPKVLHAEGLDAYVVRRLGVPFRDVNWDSWDDLLERVDYPRAQVTVALVGKYIDLPDAYLSVSEALRAGGFAHRARVTIKWVRSDDCDTPEGAARELSEADAVCVPGGFGIRGVEGKLGALRFAREHKIPTLGLCLGLQCMVIEAARNLAGIEGAASSEFDPATPDPVIATMAEQVEIVSGGGDLGGSMRLGSYPAELVPGSQVARAYGATTVEERHRHRYEVNNAYRGRLEEAGLVISGTSPDSSLVEFVELPADVHPYYVATQAHPELKSRPTRPHPLFAGLIGAALQRREGN; this is encoded by the coding sequence GTGGATAGCTCCAAGGTCACCAAGCACATCTTCGTCACCGGCGGCGTCGTCAGCTCCCTGGGTAAGGGACTCACAGCCTCAAGCCTCGGCAGCCTGCTCATTGCTCGAGGCCTGAGGGTCACGATGCAGAAGCTGGACCCGTACCTCAACGTGGATCCCGGCACCATGAACCCCTTCCAGCACGGCGAGGTGTTCGTGACGGAGGACGGCGCCGAGACCGACCTCGACATCGGCCACTACGAGCGGTTCCTCGACGTGAACCTCTCCGCCAACGCCAACGTCACCACCGGGCAGGTGTACTCGACCGTCATCGCGAAGGAGCGCCGCGGCGAGTTCCTCGGCGACACCGTCCAGGTCATCCCGCACATCACGGGCGAGATCCGCGACCGGATGCTCGCGATGGGCACCGACGACGTGGACATCGTGATCCACGAGATCGGCGGCACCGTCGGCGACATCGAATCCCTGCCCTTCCTCGAGGCCGCCCGCCAGGTACGCCACGAAATCGGCCGCGAGAACGTCTTCTTCCTGCACGTTTCCCTCGTGCCGTTCATCAAGCCTTCCGGCGAGATGAAGACCAAGCCCACGCAGCACTCGGTGGCCGCCCTGCGCCAGGTCGGCATCCAGCCCGACGCGCTCGTCTGCCGCTCCGCGTTCGAGGTCAGCGCCTCGCTGAAAAAGAAGATCGCGCTGATGTGCGACGTCGACGTCGAGGCTGTCGTCTCCTGCGCCGACGCGCCCAGCATCTACGCCATCCCCAAGGTCCTGCACGCCGAGGGGCTCGACGCCTACGTCGTGCGACGCCTCGGTGTCCCGTTCCGCGACGTCAACTGGGATTCGTGGGACGACCTGCTCGAGCGCGTCGACTACCCGCGCGCGCAGGTCACCGTCGCGCTGGTGGGCAAGTACATCGACCTGCCCGACGCCTACCTGTCCGTCTCCGAGGCGCTCCGCGCCGGCGGTTTCGCGCACCGCGCCCGCGTCACCATCAAGTGGGTCCGCTCCGACGACTGCGACACACCCGAGGGTGCGGCGCGCGAGCTGAGCGAGGCCGACGCCGTCTGCGTGCCCGGCGGCTTCGGCATCCGCGGCGTCGAGGGCAAGCTCGGCGCGCTGCGCTTCGCTCGCGAGCACAAGATCCCCACGCTCGGCCTGTGCCTCGGCCTGCAGTGCATGGTGATCGAGGCCGCCCGCAACCTCGCGGGCATCGAGGGCGCCGCGTCCAGCGAGTTCGACCCCGCGACCCCCGACCCCGTCATCGCGACCATGGCCGAGCAGGTCGAGATCGTCTCCGGCGGGGGAGACCTCGGCGGCTCGATGCGTCTCGGGTCCTACCCGGCCGAGCTCGTGCCCGGCTCCCAGGTCGCCCGCGCCTACGGTGCGACGACCGTCGAAGAACGCCACCGTCACCGCTACGAGGTCAACAACGCCTACCGTGGCCGCCTCGAGGAGGCCGGGCTGGTCATCTCCGGCACATCGCCCGACTCGTCGCTTGTCGAGTTCGTCGAGCTGCCCGCCGACGTCCACCCGTACTACGTCGCGACGCAGGCGCACCCCGAGCTGAAGTCGCGCCCGACGCGCCCGCACCCGCTGTTCGCCGGCCTGATCGGCGCCGCGCTGCAGCGCCGAGAGGGCAACTGA
- the recN gene encoding DNA repair protein RecN — MLTALKLTAFGVVDESTLELGPGLTALTGETGAGKTMIVSGLGHLLGARADAGIVRRGAPRAVVEGRWEVGDGIAGRVREFGGDVDDGELVTLRQVSAQGRSRAVVGGAGVPVSTLADLVGEFATIHGQSGQIRLSNPDRQRELLDEHARPAELARYRADFAERRAAAHELAELESEAMARAREADMLRFGLDEIAAVDPLPGEDDALAAEQAKLMDLDELRELAAAAHEALSGNENDYDAMGVVGLTGTARKSMTRLSDRDEAAAPLTARATELAMLAADLAADVAGYIDDLVADPLRLEAVSGRRAALATLTRKYGATVDEVLAWAASGAARLAELDGSDSRIFELRDRIAGLDSSLAADAAAISAARHRAAGELAAAVKTELAALAMPHAELRFDVSDAQLGPHGADRIELLFSANPGSEPAPLGKVASGGELSRVRLALEVVLATGGEGHTFVFDEVDAGVGGAVGLEIGRRLQRLAEKSQVIVVTHLAQVAAFADAHFVVAKASDGQVTTSGVRSLTHDERAAELARMMGGESDSDSGLSHARDLLARAGRG, encoded by the coding sequence ATGCTCACCGCACTGAAGCTGACCGCCTTCGGGGTGGTCGACGAGTCGACCCTGGAACTCGGCCCGGGCCTGACCGCACTCACGGGTGAGACGGGCGCCGGCAAGACGATGATCGTCTCCGGCCTCGGGCACCTCCTCGGCGCGAGGGCGGACGCGGGCATCGTCCGCCGCGGGGCCCCGCGCGCCGTGGTCGAGGGCCGCTGGGAGGTCGGCGACGGCATCGCCGGGCGCGTGCGCGAGTTCGGCGGGGACGTCGACGACGGCGAGCTCGTCACGCTGCGGCAGGTGTCTGCCCAGGGCCGCTCCCGGGCGGTGGTCGGCGGGGCCGGGGTACCGGTGTCCACGCTGGCTGACCTTGTCGGGGAGTTCGCCACCATCCACGGGCAGTCGGGGCAGATCCGACTGTCGAACCCCGACCGGCAGCGCGAGCTGCTCGACGAGCACGCCCGGCCAGCCGAGCTCGCGCGGTATCGCGCCGACTTCGCCGAGCGGCGCGCCGCCGCCCACGAGCTGGCCGAGCTGGAGTCCGAGGCCATGGCCCGGGCCCGCGAGGCCGACATGCTGCGGTTCGGCCTCGACGAGATCGCCGCGGTCGACCCCCTGCCGGGCGAGGACGACGCGCTGGCGGCCGAGCAGGCGAAGCTCATGGACCTCGACGAGCTCCGCGAGCTGGCCGCCGCTGCGCACGAGGCCCTGTCCGGCAACGAGAACGACTACGACGCCATGGGCGTCGTCGGCCTCACCGGGACGGCCCGCAAGTCGATGACCCGGCTCTCCGACCGGGACGAGGCGGCCGCCCCACTGACGGCCCGCGCGACCGAGCTCGCGATGCTCGCGGCCGACCTTGCGGCCGATGTGGCCGGCTACATTGACGACCTGGTGGCCGACCCGCTGCGCCTCGAGGCCGTATCCGGGCGCCGCGCGGCGCTGGCCACCCTCACCCGCAAGTACGGCGCGACCGTCGACGAGGTGCTCGCCTGGGCCGCGTCCGGGGCCGCGCGCCTGGCCGAGCTCGACGGGTCCGACAGCCGCATCTTCGAGCTGCGCGACCGCATCGCAGGGCTCGACTCGTCGCTCGCCGCCGACGCCGCCGCGATCAGCGCGGCCCGCCACCGGGCGGCCGGCGAACTGGCGGCAGCGGTGAAGACGGAGCTCGCGGCGCTCGCGATGCCGCACGCGGAGCTGCGCTTCGACGTGTCGGACGCGCAACTCGGCCCGCACGGCGCGGACCGCATCGAGCTGCTGTTCTCCGCCAACCCCGGCTCCGAGCCCGCCCCCCTCGGCAAGGTCGCCTCCGGCGGCGAGCTGTCGCGCGTCAGGCTGGCGCTCGAGGTCGTGCTCGCCACGGGGGGCGAGGGACACACGTTCGTCTTCGACGAGGTCGACGCCGGCGTCGGCGGCGCCGTCGGCCTGGAGATCGGGCGCAGGCTGCAGCGGCTGGCCGAGAAGAGCCAGGTGATCGTCGTGACGCACCTCGCGCAGGTCGCGGCCTTCGCCGACGCACACTTCGTCGTCGCGAAGGCCAGCGACGGCCAGGTCACCACCTCCGGCGTGCGGTCGCTGACCCACGATGAGCGGGCCGCGGAACTCGCCCGGATGATGGGCGGGGAGTCCGATTCCGACTCCGGACTCAGCCACGCGCGCGACCTCCTGGCCCGTGCCGGACGAGGGTGA
- a CDS encoding NAD kinase, with translation MPVKQRTVAVLIHSTREDAVGKAVSFIAALHDMGFDFLIQDQHIDAIRQAVPGADIRQLNGDPAEICVVFGGDGTILRAAEWAKPLGVPLLGVNLGHVGFLAELEPSDIDELPSVVAERRYHVEERLTLQVSVLDAGGVEAWRSTAVNEVSLEKVARERMLSVMVSIDERPLSLWGCDGVLVATPTGSTAYGFSAGGPIVWPDVQAIVVVPLAAHALFNRPMVLSPSSQVSLDVPADATTAGILWCDGRRSHDLGPGERVRVTADAEPLRIARLGEQPFTTRLVKKFALPVDGWRRKNA, from the coding sequence GTGCCCGTGAAGCAGCGAACGGTGGCGGTCCTCATCCACTCGACACGCGAGGACGCCGTCGGCAAGGCGGTCTCGTTCATCGCAGCACTTCACGACATGGGCTTCGACTTCCTGATCCAGGATCAGCACATCGACGCCATCCGCCAGGCCGTTCCAGGCGCGGACATCCGGCAGCTGAACGGCGACCCTGCCGAGATCTGTGTCGTGTTCGGCGGCGACGGCACCATCCTGCGCGCTGCCGAGTGGGCCAAGCCGCTCGGGGTTCCGCTGCTGGGGGTGAACCTCGGTCACGTCGGATTCCTCGCGGAACTCGAGCCCTCCGACATCGACGAGTTGCCGTCGGTCGTCGCGGAGCGCCGCTACCACGTGGAGGAGCGGCTCACGCTCCAGGTCAGCGTGCTCGACGCCGGTGGCGTCGAGGCCTGGCGCTCGACCGCCGTCAACGAGGTCTCGCTCGAGAAGGTCGCCCGCGAGCGCATGCTGAGCGTGATGGTCAGCATCGATGAACGCCCCCTGTCCCTGTGGGGCTGCGACGGGGTGCTCGTCGCGACCCCGACCGGCTCCACCGCCTACGGCTTCTCGGCCGGCGGCCCCATCGTGTGGCCCGACGTGCAGGCGATCGTCGTCGTGCCGCTCGCCGCCCACGCGCTCTTCAACCGGCCCATGGTGCTCAGCCCCTCGTCCCAGGTGAGTCTCGACGTGCCCGCAGACGCCACCACTGCCGGCATCCTGTGGTGCGACGGGCGACGGAGCCACGACCTCGGACCCGGCGAGCGGGTCCGTGTGACGGCCGACGCCGAGCCGCTGCGCATCGCGCGGCTGGGGGAGCAGCCCTTCACGACGCGGCTCGTCAAGAAGTTCGCCCTGCCGGTGGACGGCTGGCGGAGGAAGAACGCCTGA
- a CDS encoding TlyA family RNA methyltransferase, translating into MRLDVALVDRGLARSRTQAAALIRAGHVTVDGRTIAKPSWPVADEQTIAAEAEKWVSRAAHKLIGALDDSGVQVPRRVLDAGASTGGFTQVCLERGAEAVYAVDVGHGQLADLIRDDPRVRVHEGLNLRDLTLEHLDGEPVDLIVGDVSFISLTILLPRLLGALNSDGEALLLVKPQFEVGRERLARGGIVHDPRLRRKAVDGVVAAAAELGWRERWRGESRLPGTSGNVEFFVRLCP; encoded by the coding sequence ATGAGGCTCGACGTCGCCCTCGTGGACCGGGGGCTCGCCAGGTCCCGGACGCAGGCCGCCGCCCTGATCCGGGCCGGTCACGTCACGGTGGACGGTCGCACGATCGCCAAGCCGTCGTGGCCTGTGGCCGACGAGCAGACCATCGCCGCAGAGGCGGAGAAGTGGGTTTCCCGTGCGGCGCACAAGCTGATCGGCGCACTCGACGACAGCGGCGTGCAGGTGCCGCGTCGGGTGCTGGACGCCGGCGCGTCCACCGGAGGCTTCACGCAGGTATGCCTGGAGCGTGGCGCGGAGGCCGTGTACGCGGTCGACGTCGGCCACGGCCAGCTCGCCGACCTCATCCGCGACGACCCGCGCGTTCGGGTCCACGAGGGGCTCAACCTGCGCGACCTGACGCTGGAGCACCTCGACGGCGAGCCCGTCGACCTCATCGTCGGCGACGTGTCGTTCATCTCCCTGACGATCCTGCTGCCGCGTCTGCTGGGTGCCCTGAACTCTGACGGGGAGGCGTTGCTGCTCGTCAAGCCGCAGTTCGAGGTCGGCCGTGAGCGGCTCGCCCGTGGGGGCATCGTCCACGACCCGCGGCTGCGCAGGAAGGCCGTCGACGGCGTCGTCGCCGCCGCGGCGGAGCTCGGCTGGCGCGAGAGGTGGCGGGGGGAGTCGAGGTTGCCGGGGACGTCTGGCAATGTCGAGTTCTTCGTTAGGCTGTGCCCGTGA
- a CDS encoding HAD-IIA family hydrolase, translated as MTVRALAESYDAALFDLDGVIYLGPKAVDGVPEALEELRSRGTHLGFVTNNAARTPATVAEHLTSLGIRASQDDVVNSTQATLRMLSADLPAGSRLLAVGTDALRQQLTGAGFVVVDSLDDDPVAVVQGYHPQLVWSQIEQAALAVQRGAAWYATNPDLTRPTDRGIVPGLGSQIAIVRVCVDVDPLIAGKPFRPLLDETVLRIGAEHPIFVGDRTDTDILGANNVGMDSLFVFTGAHGKADLADAAPEFRPTWIGFDAAALLEPPREAFLEGQRYTCGYQEVDFTDGLGWLSTRPVTRDEQLDALWAALQARWRFGIDISAVLNSLDLLR; from the coding sequence GTGACGGTGCGCGCGCTGGCCGAGTCGTACGACGCCGCCCTGTTCGACCTCGATGGTGTCATCTATCTCGGCCCGAAGGCGGTCGACGGGGTCCCCGAGGCGCTGGAGGAGCTGCGCTCGCGCGGAACCCACCTCGGGTTCGTGACGAACAACGCGGCCCGCACCCCCGCCACCGTTGCCGAGCACCTCACGAGCCTCGGGATCAGGGCCTCGCAGGACGACGTCGTGAACTCGACGCAGGCCACGCTGCGCATGCTGTCGGCGGACCTGCCCGCGGGCTCCCGCCTGCTGGCCGTCGGCACCGACGCGCTGCGGCAGCAGCTCACCGGAGCGGGCTTCGTCGTCGTCGACTCGCTCGACGACGACCCCGTCGCCGTTGTGCAGGGCTACCACCCGCAGCTGGTGTGGTCGCAGATCGAACAGGCGGCGCTCGCCGTGCAGCGCGGCGCCGCCTGGTACGCGACGAACCCCGACCTGACCCGGCCCACCGACCGGGGCATCGTCCCCGGCCTCGGCTCGCAGATCGCGATCGTGCGGGTCTGCGTCGACGTCGACCCGTTGATCGCCGGCAAGCCGTTCCGGCCACTGCTCGACGAGACCGTCCTGCGGATCGGCGCGGAGCACCCCATCTTCGTCGGCGACCGGACCGACACGGACATCCTCGGCGCGAACAACGTCGGCATGGACTCGCTCTTCGTCTTCACAGGGGCGCACGGCAAGGCCGACCTCGCCGACGCGGCCCCGGAGTTCCGGCCCACCTGGATCGGCTTCGACGCCGCAGCCCTGCTGGAGCCGCCGCGGGAGGCGTTCCTCGAGGGTCAGCGCTACACCTGCGGCTACCAGGAGGTCGACTTCACCGACGGCCTCGGCTGGCTGTCGACCCGCCCCGTCACGCGCGACGAGCAACTCGACGCGCTGTGGGCCGCGCTGCAGGCCCGGTGGCGCTTCGGCATCGACATCTCCGCGGTCCTGAACTCGCTGGATCTCCTGCGATGA
- a CDS encoding DUF4440 domain-containing protein, producing MDKASGQDVVRLEKELLTSPTRANAARLELLFHPEFTEVGRSGRLWSRKQIIAGLLSEDEWPKVATEDWNVQELSHKVVMVTYQARQGLRVSRHVSIWIRGKAGLQLRYHHATIVPDVALSR from the coding sequence ATGGACAAGGCATCGGGTCAGGACGTCGTTCGGCTTGAGAAGGAACTGCTGACCTCGCCTACCCGGGCGAATGCGGCCCGGCTGGAGTTGCTGTTCCACCCGGAGTTCACCGAGGTCGGCCGCTCCGGACGCCTCTGGTCACGCAAGCAAATCATCGCGGGCCTCCTCAGCGAGGATGAGTGGCCGAAGGTCGCCACCGAGGACTGGAACGTCCAGGAACTCAGTCACAAGGTGGTCATGGTCACCTATCAGGCGCGACAGGGGCTGCGCGTGTCGAGGCACGTCTCCATCTGGATACGAGGCAAGGCGGGCCTGCAGCTGCGCTACCACCACGCGACGATCGTGCCCGACGTGGCGCTGTCGCGTTGA